In Panthera leo isolate Ple1 chromosome F3, P.leo_Ple1_pat1.1, whole genome shotgun sequence, one genomic interval encodes:
- the LOC122211523 gene encoding 60S ribosomal protein L29-like, whose amino-acid sequence MAKSKNHATHNQLQTRHRNGTKKPQSQKYESLRGRELKFLKNMRFAEKHSKKRPKKTQANNAKTMSARVEAFKALVKPNIPKTGSHKFNQLACTAHPKLGRHARALVAKGLRLCWPKSEAETQTEAQAAAVTPAPAPAVARVPIGAARHEVSSVEASVCQSEDGRTKCDPWASVCMGLVPTGKPRVPCWALASGDLRAPGRMAELPSGRIGTV is encoded by the exons ATGGCCAAGTCCAAGAACCACGCCACGCACAACCAGTTGCAAACACGGCACAGAAATGGCACCAAGAAACCCCAGTCCCAAAAATATGAATCTCTTAGGGGTAGAGAACTCAAGTTCCTGAAGAACATGCGCTTTGCCGAGAAGCACAGCAAGAAGCGCCCGAAGAAGACGCAGGCCAACAATGCCAAGACCATGAGTGCACGTGTGGAGGCCTTCAAGGCCCTCGTCAAGCCCAACATCCCAAAGACTGGTAGCCACAAATTCAATCAACTTGCCTGCACCGCTCACCCCAAGCTCGGGAGACATGCTCGCGCCCTCGTGGCCAAGGGTCTCAGGCTCTGCTGGCCAAAGTCCGAGGCTGAGACTCAAACCGAGGCCCAGGCTGCAGCTGTGACCCCAGCTCCAGCTCCTGCTGTGGCTCGGGTTCCCATAGGCGCCGCCCGCCACGAAGTCTCCAGTGTAGAGGCTTCTGTCTGCCAGAGTGAGGATGGAAGGACCAAGTGTGATCCCTGGGCGTCTGTCTGCATGGGGCTG GTGCCCACTGGGAAGCCCCGGGTGCCTTGCTGGGCCCTTGCATCAGGAGACCTGAGGGCACCTGGGCGAATGGCCGAGCTGCCCAGTGGGAGGATTGGCACCGTCTAG